One region of Culex pipiens pallens isolate TS chromosome 2, TS_CPP_V2, whole genome shotgun sequence genomic DNA includes:
- the LOC120431537 gene encoding protein translocase subunit SecA-like, with protein MIEPVDNRWNGTANQKYRVIEPNKFQQLVFVLLDGATCPKHYVITVIASLIGYIHSQLNHADWSGCDQIASSSVLISSIRSSLVYLRDQADYVSFYLFAPSRLETLIKESFCYLRKQNEMSLAEAMQKYAEQGSSDCEAGGSVTKPNLFKTWTAPFKREKLPKILAGVAAVWSVMVSEDVSSTGKFFKPHCIQVLCVLRLLGSDSDLSGVSKQLAQVLTGQGKSLVLALIATILALTGHEIQLVCYNEYLVKRDAKDFADLYELFGVKDAIQYGTFDNMANAIIAPEVDGKRKSLRSFVMDLVLEEPDGKRPNKPKAKVQDNSVLLMDEVDVFFTEDYYGSVYCPTTYSYILGLEEIQAEIWYAVNNLGEHDVQRVTSRIETFMSSSPRFGNRTLFSMLFLSKRGAYDLLVNTDNGYVRKSYTNKSLFAEHLNLMISNAIQVATKPSQFKDYKLNHEGAITRKIDEKWETGVINDYLSTFNYFRLKKDYFIRRVSTGDNYGYLYLGCGSISYAMLPKAFPLILGVTGTLTSLNQYEKATIERLYNITKSSIMPTFFGCSNNRFNPTEDFTLHSKRPLWLGKIFSQAYAAVTAKRAVLIFFFNGNLLEEFRAQYCGQLDRLQVLTENTPATQQEHLINEAGIAKTVTLATRGMGRGVDYKSSVAVEKSGGVHVIQTFFSLDVREETQIRGRTARKDNRGSYELIVYDVHLKAARLVEATGRPVSYAQLDAARASKALNENRNIEESIRKNTEEHAATMEFLQSFFK; from the exons ATGATCGAGCCGGTGGACAACCGCTGGAACGGAACCGCGAACCAGAAGTACCGCGTGATCGAGCCGAACAAATTTCAACAGTTGGTGTTCGTACTGCTGGACGGCGCGACCTGTCCCAAGCACTACGTGATCACGGTGATCGCCTCGTTGATCGGCTACATCCACTCGCAGTTGAATCACGCTGATTGGTCAGGGTGTGACCAGATCGCGTCCAGCAGCGTGCTGATCTCGTCCATCCGGAGCTCGCTGGTTTATCTTCGCGATCAGGCCGATTACGTCTCGTTCTATCTTTTCGCACCAAGCCGTTTGGAAAC CCTGATCAAGGAGTCGTTTTGCTACCTGCGCAAGCAGAACGAAATGAGTCTCGCCGAGGCGATGCAGAAGTACGCGGA ACAAGGCAGCAGCGATTGCGAAGCAGGAGGATCCGTCACCAAACCCAACCTGTTCAAAACCTGGACCGCGCCGTTCAAGCGCGAGAAGCTGCCGAAGATCCTGGCCGGAGTGGCCGCGGTGTGGTCTGTCATGGTGTCCGAGGACGTGTCCAGCACGGGCAAGTTCTTCAAGCCGCACTGCATCCAGGTGTTGTGCGTGCTGAGGCTGCTCGGCTCCGATAGCGACCTGTCCGGGGTGTCCAAGCAGTTGGCCCAGGTCCTCACCGGTCAGGGCAAGTCGCTGGTTTTGGCGCTAATCGCGACGATTCTGGCGTTGACTGGACACGAGATTCAGCTGGTTTGCTACAACGAATACTTGGTAAAGCGAGACGCTAAGGACTTTGCCGATCTGTACGAGTTGTTTGGTGTGAAGGACGCCATCCAGTACGGGACCTTCGACAATATGGCCAATGCGATCATTGCACCGGAAGTTGACGGTAAAAGGAAGAGTCTGCGATCTTTCGTAATGGATCTGGTACTTGAGGAACCAGATGGCAAACGACCCAACAAGCCCAAAGCCAAGGTGCAGGATAACTCGGTGCTTCTGATGGACGAAGTGGACGTGTTCTTCACCGAAGATTACTATGGAAGCGTGTACTGCCCAACCACGTATTCTTACATACTCGGATTAGAGGAGATTCAGGCAGAAATCTGGTATGCAGTCAACAACCTTGGAGAGCACGATGTTCAGCGGGTGACCTCCCGAATTGAAACATTCATGTCTTCTTCACCACGATTTGGGAATAGAACCTTGTTCTCCATGCTATTCCTCAGTAAACGGGGTGCTTACGATCTGTTGGTGAACACTGATAACGGCTACGTGCGCAAGTCGTACACCAACAAGAGCTTGTTTGCCGAACATCTCAATCTGATGATTTCGAATGCCATTCAAGTCGCAACAAAGCCCTCGCAGTTCAAAGATTACAAGCTGAACCATGAGGGAGCGATCACCAGAAAGATCGATGAAAAATGGGAAACTGGAGTCATCAACGATTACTTGTCCACCTTCAATTACTTCCGCTTGAAGAAGGACTATTTCATTCGCAGAGTATCTACTGGAGACAACTACGGCTACTTGTACCTTGGTTGTGGATCGATCTCGTACGCCATGCTGCCCAAAGCTTTCCCGCTCATCCTGGGAGTCACCGGAACGCTGACATCCCTCAACCAGTACGAAAAGGCCACGATCGAGCGGCTCTACAATATCACCAAATCCTCGATCATGCCGACCTTCTTCGGGTGCTCCAACAACCGCTTCAACCCCACCGAAGACTTCACCCTCCACTCCAAGCGACCCCTCTGGCTAGGCAAGATCTTCAGCCAGGCGTACGCGGCCGTCACAGCAAAGCGCGCCGTGCTCATCTTCTTCTTCAACGGCAACCTGCTCGAAGAGTTCCGCGCTCAGTACTGCGGCCAATTGGACCGGCTGCAAGTCCTCACCGAGAACACCCCCGCCACCCAGCAGGAACACCTGATCAACGAAGCCGGCATCGCCAAAACGGTCACGCTGGCCACGCGCGGCATGGGCCGAGGCGTCGACTACAAGTCCAGCGTGGCGGTCGAGAAGAGCGGCGGCGTGCACGTCATCCAAACCTTCTTCTCGCTGGACGTCAGGGAGGAAACGCAGATCCGGGGACGAACCGCCCGGAAGGACAATCGCGGCAGCTACGAGCTGATCGTGTACGATGTGCATCTTAAGGCGGCACGGCTGGTCGAGGCAACGGGACGGCCGGTGAGCTACGCGCAGCTGGATGCGGCCAGGGCGAGCAAAGCGCTGAACGAGAACCGGAATATCGAGGAGTCGATCCGGAAGAACACCGAGGAACACGCGGCAACGATGGAGTTTCTGCAGTCGTTCTTCAAGTAG